In the Gloeocapsa sp. DLM2.Bin57 genome, one interval contains:
- a CDS encoding DUF4079 domain-containing protein, whose translation MNWEIPEGIKTWSQFGHPILMWILLGVSVYALYSGIQIIRTRTAEAEVRKELIKKKFNDKHHQVGSILLGMMVLGTIGGMAVTYINNGKLFFGSHLLVGLGMTGIIAVSASLVPFMQKGNSFARYTHIALNVSLLGLFGWQAVSGMQIVQKIISKL comes from the coding sequence ATGAATTGGGAAATACCCGAAGGGATAAAAACATGGTCACAATTTGGTCATCCTATCCTAATGTGGATTTTATTAGGTGTATCGGTATATGCTCTGTATTCAGGGATACAAATAATTCGTACTCGCACAGCCGAAGCAGAAGTTAGAAAAGAATTAATCAAGAAAAAATTCAATGACAAACATCATCAAGTAGGTTCAATTTTACTAGGAATGATGGTATTAGGGACAATTGGGGGGATGGCGGTAACCTATATCAATAATGGTAAACTCTTCTTTGGTTCTCATCTGTTAGTGGGTTTAGGGATGACAGGAATAATTGCGGTATCTGCATCTTTAGTACCCTTTATGCAAAAAGGTAACAGTTTTGCTCGTTATACTCATATTGCCCTAAATGTATCTCTTTTGGGCTTATTTGGTTGGCAAGCGGTAAGTGGAATGCAGATTGTCCAAAAAATCATTAGCAAATTATAG
- a CDS encoding YtxH domain-containing protein: MTQTDKHNNLITGLVIGSAVGTIAGIFLATRPGKDTKVIVKKSLQALPELTEDLVTTAQRRSNQWSRLATKRLNNSLTRVQKAIAAGLEASKLEDNSLN; this comes from the coding sequence ATAAGCACAATAACTTGATAACAGGTTTAGTGATTGGTAGCGCGGTAGGCACGATCGCTGGTATATTCCTAGCTACTCGTCCGGGTAAAGATACTAAAGTCATTGTCAAAAAATCCCTACAAGCTTTACCAGAATTGACTGAGGATTTAGTAACCACCGCACAACGTCGGAGTAACCAATGGTCACGTTTAGCAACAAAACGTTTAAATAATTCTCTAACTCGTGTCCAAAAGGCGATCGCCGCGGGTCTAGAAGCGAGTAAATTAGAGGATAATTCGTTAAACTAG
- a CDS encoding VCBS repeat-containing protein yields the protein MALEVFNEDGLVKADFNLDGISDLVWRNASTGDNGIWLMNDVAEGGSFEASAKLSIESEVTPSWAINGVADFNGNGTEDLLWRNYETGANGIWLMRGVERVAIRNLEPETNTDWYIGGVGDADGDGMPDLYWRNDRTGANGIWYLNEDYTTRAKVAITGQDNPDWQLTAVADMNNNGVPDLIWRNRHTGSNGVWLMGGAAGQEVSEIVTLDEELNPDWTIRGTGDFNGDGNQDLIWRNNANGNNGVWLYNGDLRRTAVVAFETVENTDWQIVQR from the coding sequence ATGGCATTAGAAGTTTTTAACGAAGACGGACTAGTCAAAGCTGATTTTAATCTAGACGGTATCTCTGATTTAGTTTGGCGTAATGCTAGTACTGGAGATAACGGGATCTGGTTGATGAATGACGTCGCCGAAGGTGGCAGTTTTGAGGCGAGCGCTAAACTTAGTATTGAATCAGAAGTAACTCCCTCTTGGGCTATTAATGGTGTAGCTGATTTCAACGGTAACGGAACAGAAGATCTTCTCTGGCGTAACTATGAAACAGGCGCTAATGGTATCTGGTTAATGAGAGGCGTTGAACGTGTAGCTATTCGTAACCTTGAGCCTGAAACTAATACCGATTGGTATATTGGAGGTGTAGGAGATGCTGATGGTGATGGGATGCCAGATTTATATTGGCGCAACGATCGCACTGGGGCTAATGGTATTTGGTATCTCAACGAAGATTACACCACTAGAGCTAAAGTCGCTATTACAGGACAAGATAATCCTGATTGGCAACTAACAGCGGTAGCTGATATGAATAATAACGGTGTTCCCGATTTGATCTGGCGCAATCGCCATACTGGTAGTAACGGTGTTTGGTTGATGGGTGGTGCAGCGGGACAAGAGGTAAGCGAAATAGTTACTCTAGATGAGGAATTGAACCCTGACTGGACTATCCGTGGTACTGGTGATTTTAACGGTGATGGCAACCAAGATTTAATCTGGCGTAATAACGCCAATGGTAACAACGGAGTTTGGTTATATAATGGTGATTTACGACGTACAGCCGTAGTTGCTTTTGAAACTGTCGAAAATACTGATTGGCAAATCGTACAACGGTAA
- a CDS encoding DUF948 domain-containing protein: MSEPLFWLGASLLLVSVSLTAVLFTAVPVLLELSRTARSAEKLLDTLREELPPTLEALRLTSSEVTELTDEINTGVKTATEVAKQVDQGINSAKSGTRRFSRGLKAAWQAWQNPDNDVIRDNR, encoded by the coding sequence GTGAGTGAACCTTTATTTTGGCTTGGTGCATCTCTTTTATTAGTTTCTGTGAGCTTAACTGCTGTTTTATTTACAGCTGTACCCGTGTTATTAGAATTATCCCGAACTGCTCGTAGTGCTGAAAAACTCTTAGACACTCTCAGGGAAGAGTTACCCCCTACCTTAGAAGCCCTCCGTCTGACTAGTTCAGAGGTTACCGAATTAACCGATGAGATCAATACTGGAGTCAAGACAGCCACTGAGGTAGCTAAACAAGTTGATCAGGGGATTAATAGCGCTAAATCAGGTACTCGTCGCTTCAGTAGAGGTCTCAAAGCAGCTTGGCAAGCTTGGCAAAATCCCGATAATGACGTGATTAGAGATAATCGCTAA
- a CDS encoding cyclomaltodextrin glucanotransferase: MLMNKPTYQVSQTVADEQINQLTSPGEPDRDNLDIEFLYTRDIEFRQETIYFIVVDRFYDGDPENNYGPNPELYDPDQQDWGKYWGGDLQGIIDKLDYLQKMGVTAIWLTPLFEQVEELFVEQAAIHGYWTKDFKRINPRFIGKDENPSLNQTQQSRDTAFDRLITALHDRQMKLILDVVCNHSNPDLSGTKGELYDDGEKIVDFHNDTHNWYHHYGEISNWEDEWQVQNCELCGLATFNENNWEYRSYIKEAIKQWLDRGVDALRVDTVKHMPIWFWQEFNADITTHRPDVFIFGEWIYSHPSDERSVEFANKSGMTILDFGLCMAIRKALGNYDPEGFYLVQDILRQDYVYDGATELITFIGNHDMHRFLSLNPDPEVLRLAITLLMTSRGIPCIYYGTEQYIHNDTNVDDNPYGNNDPYNRPMMDSWDENSPIYRDISLLSGLRRLNPAVSMGGQWQKYITNDVYCYVRRYRDSVLFVALNRGEDTIIEEVDTELPDSEHTDIISRAKYTVVDGKLVELELKSKQALVLCHTGGRIDGQIIIRAQLNGVRTQLGETIIVTGDCPELGNWDIAKAYPLEYINSNTWFGEIPFNESAGKLITYKYALLRKGTSPLYENLVCRRWLVASEGIVKWRDRWAS, from the coding sequence ATGCTTATGAATAAACCAACTTACCAAGTTAGTCAGACAGTTGCTGATGAACAAATTAATCAACTTACTAGTCCAGGAGAACCAGATAGAGATAACTTAGATATAGAATTCCTCTACACCAGAGATATAGAATTTAGACAAGAGACTATTTATTTTATCGTAGTCGATCGCTTTTATGACGGTGACCCCGAGAATAACTATGGACCAAATCCAGAATTATACGATCCAGATCAACAGGATTGGGGGAAATATTGGGGAGGAGATTTACAAGGAATCATTGATAAATTAGACTATCTCCAGAAAATGGGAGTAACAGCGATTTGGTTAACCCCTTTGTTTGAACAGGTAGAAGAGTTATTTGTAGAACAAGCTGCCATACATGGTTATTGGACTAAAGATTTTAAAAGGATTAACCCTCGTTTTATTGGTAAAGACGAGAATCCCTCTTTAAACCAAACTCAACAGAGTCGAGATACCGCTTTTGATCGCTTAATTACGGCTCTTCACGATCGCCAAATGAAGTTAATCTTAGATGTAGTCTGCAATCATAGCAATCCTGATTTAAGTGGTACAAAAGGAGAACTCTACGACGACGGAGAAAAGATAGTAGATTTTCATAACGATACTCATAACTGGTATCACCACTACGGAGAGATTAGCAATTGGGAAGACGAATGGCAAGTTCAAAACTGCGAATTATGCGGTTTAGCTACTTTTAACGAGAATAATTGGGAATATCGTAGTTATATCAAAGAAGCGATTAAACAATGGTTAGATCGCGGTGTAGATGCGTTGAGAGTGGATACAGTCAAACATATGCCTATTTGGTTTTGGCAAGAGTTTAACGCTGATATTACCACACATAGACCTGATGTGTTTATTTTTGGTGAATGGATATATAGTCATCCTAGTGATGAACGTTCCGTAGAATTCGCTAACAAGTCAGGAATGACTATTCTGGATTTTGGTTTATGTATGGCGATTAGAAAAGCTTTGGGAAATTATGATCCTGAAGGTTTTTATTTAGTCCAAGACATTTTACGACAAGATTATGTTTACGATGGTGCAACAGAGTTAATTACCTTTATCGGTAACCATGATATGCACCGTTTCTTAAGTTTAAATCCAGATCCTGAAGTTTTGCGTTTAGCGATTACCTTATTAATGACTAGTAGAGGTATTCCCTGTATCTATTATGGTACAGAACAATATATCCACAACGATACTAACGTTGATGATAACCCCTATGGGAACAATGACCCCTATAATCGTCCCATGATGGATAGTTGGGATGAAAATAGCCCCATTTATCGTGATATTTCCTTACTTTCGGGGTTACGTCGTCTCAATCCCGCTGTATCTATGGGGGGACAATGGCAAAAATATATCACTAATGATGTTTATTGTTATGTGCGTCGTTATCGAGACTCGGTTTTATTTGTAGCCTTAAATCGAGGCGAAGATACGATTATTGAAGAGGTAGATACTGAATTACCAGACAGCGAACATACTGATATTATCTCTCGGGCTAAATATACCGTTGTGGATGGTAAATTAGTTGAACTGGAATTAAAGTCTAAACAAGCCTTGGTTCTATGTCATACTGGTGGTAGAATAGATGGACAAATCATTATTAGGGCACAGTTAAACGGGGTAAGAACTCAATTAGGCGAAACCATCATTGTTACTGGAGATTGTCCAGAATTAGGTAATTGGGATATCGCTAAAGCTTATCCACTGGAATATATTAACTCTAATACTTGGTTTGGAGAAATTCCCTTTAACGAAAGTGCGGGTAAATTGATTACTTATAAGTATGCCCTACTGCGTAAGGGAACTTCTCCTCTCTATGAAAATTTGGTCTGTAGGCGTTGGTTAGTTGCTAGCGAAGGAATCGTTAAATGGCGCGATCGCTGGGCTAGTTAA
- a CDS encoding TPM domain-containing protein — MKHPFSQKVLGIIFVALITVMGWTIAPAAWAFDNPELLPETQTPIIDLANFLPTKQEEAIIKDIENFEAETGWKLRVLTQYDRTPGRAVKKFWGLDDRSVLLVADARGGNLLAFNVGDEVYHFLPRTFWVELQTRFGNLYFVRDNGENNAIAQSLATVEGCLLKGGCRVVPGLPQEQWILTLITSCVGGVILGLAVTPRKPNQLVAWQWGLIISPLWGILFIAFGIAPVITRTTEWLPLFRNILGFVLGALVAYLTPAFNRSSTPEEV, encoded by the coding sequence ATGAAACACCCTTTTAGTCAAAAAGTTTTAGGAATTATATTCGTCGCGTTAATAACTGTCATGGGTTGGACAATTGCCCCAGCTGCATGGGCTTTTGATAATCCCGAATTACTCCCTGAAACCCAAACCCCAATCATTGATTTAGCTAACTTCTTACCTACAAAACAAGAAGAGGCGATTATCAAGGATATTGAGAATTTTGAAGCCGAAACAGGTTGGAAACTAAGGGTACTAACTCAATACGATCGCACTCCAGGAAGAGCAGTCAAAAAATTCTGGGGTTTAGACGATCGCAGTGTCTTACTAGTAGCCGATGCTAGAGGTGGCAATTTATTAGCCTTTAACGTAGGAGATGAGGTATATCATTTCTTACCAAGAACTTTTTGGGTAGAATTACAAACTCGTTTTGGTAACCTTTATTTCGTTAGAGACAATGGGGAAAATAACGCAATCGCCCAATCTTTAGCTACAGTAGAAGGCTGTTTATTAAAAGGTGGTTGTCGAGTTGTTCCCGGGTTACCCCAAGAACAATGGATCTTAACCCTAATCACTTCTTGTGTAGGTGGAGTTATTTTAGGACTAGCAGTCACACCCCGTAAACCTAATCAGTTGGTTGCTTGGCAATGGGGTTTAATTATCTCTCCTTTGTGGGGTATTCTCTTTATCGCTTTTGGTATTGCTCCTGTGATTACTAGAACTACTGAATGGTTACCCTTATTCCGCAACATTCTTGGTTTTGTGTTAGGGGCTTTAGTTGCTTATTTAACCCCCGCTTTCAATCGTTCTAGCACACCAGAGGAAGTGTAA